From Vitis vinifera cultivar Pinot Noir 40024 chromosome 5, ASM3070453v1, the proteins below share one genomic window:
- the LOC100852897 gene encoding putative inactive disease susceptibility protein LOV1 gives MKWLLSFVGGMVAYSFLKMLAEYSTRKQREEAWRMMAEGRNEEAKEMRHRNSTMKMNDTPDWDTIDRSEVDDSRDLVKLVLSRVIEKLCVVWIQEPAVFVGVEEEVQWIQRELMHARLKYTYVPEQLMDVAYDFEDVIDDLILRSAAKQRRIGNWERCLLLIRIHKKLELIKSKIPDLPRLSYCSEACSACSFNYSIEEIVWSGIFLIHGQSVANTVVSPVEEKVSALLAQEAIHPYTKKKAMRVLDKLRSLNGFLKGLESVELDDGGMVWMEELSHVCLSAVVAIEDFINRTQQLTKRSSMGPSKGFLSAFGKLKSKDKLAVEMDKIYAKIQNLSIHRPTAVNPQGQSRNPTSTLGSTERIPRQPTTQEPDLASFGDDVHAMIARLLTDDQNFRVIPIMGMQGIGKTTLANLIFNHKAVVDHFPFAAWRSDGYRFQVRNKGELLQSGRSQCRVWSNQYEMQRLIPFLINDRSLIVVDNWNFLVDDLEMLPDALNGSRIILTTCETKLPPNLKMKSDPHPLRLRTDEESWALFTHALKFSIPPELLKLKDEIAKRCGGLPLLIVKLAEALSHKDATIEEWSTALQQFHHDQQQLWPNTLYKIHKDLSLYMRRCLFYFTLFPQDFDIPARRLITLWVAEDLVQPEGENETPEDVAERCLNLLIAQGMVQVTKKKLNGNVKMVRLPEALRQYWSSKAQQATFLGVHTNTRSELSLGTKKIRRLVDHLDKEDISFDHIHGNHNTTSSTSLTPYYEDVLSFLSFDTRKESKPGEEVGNFLRQSISSGCFLVLLVLDLENVFRPKLPEAMGKLTRLRYLGLRSTFLEILPSSISKLQNVQTLDMKHTCINTLPNSIWNLQQLRHLHLSESCRSKLILQHDTNFPTILQTLCGLLVDEETPVRDGLDRLLDIRKLGLTISSKQEAITLQLQAVVDWVLKLNQLWSLRLKSIDESNQPWDLELKPLVSLVNLSYIYLLGRLRNPSIMSQFPYSLIDLTLSGSGLVEDPMQSLDKLPNLRSLKLLAKSYLGKNMLCSLGGFPQLRVLKLWKLEQLEQWNVEKGALQALRDLEIRFCRSLKILPAELLHRTLLKIEVIAAQ, from the exons ATGAAATGGCTATTGAGTTTCGTCGGGGGCATGGTCGCCTACAGCTTCCT AAAAATGCTGGCTGAATACTCTACAAGGAAGCAAAGGGAGGAGGCGTGGAGGATGATGGCAGAGGGTAGAAATGAAGAAGCTAAGGAGATGCGGCATAGAAACTCTACGATGAAGATGAACGACACACCAGACTGGGACACTATAGATCGGTCGGAGGTAGATGACTCACGAGATTTGGTGAAGCTAGTCTTGTCGAGGGTCATAGAGAAACTCTGtgttgtgtggattcaagaaccAGCAGTTTTCGTTGGAGTTGAAGAAGAGGTCCAATGGATCCAAAGAGAGTTGATGCACGCTCGGCTAAAATATACTTATGTCCCAGAACAATTAATGGATGTTGCCTATGATTTTGAAGATGTGATTGATGACCTTATACTCAGATCAGCCGCAAAGCAAAGGAGAATAGGAAACTGGGAGAGGTGCCTTTTGTTAATAAGAATTCACAAGAAGCTGGAATTGATCAAGTCTAAGATCCCTGATCTTCCTCGTCTCTCATATTGTTCGGAAGCATGTAGTGCCTGCTCCTTTAACTACAGTATTGAAGAAATAGTCTGGTCAGGCATCTTCTTGATACATGGTCAGAGTGTGGCAAACACGGTTGTTTCCCCAGTGGAAGAGAAGGTATCAGCTCTGCTAGCTCAGGAGGCAATTCATCCCTATACCAAGAAGAAGGCCATGCGGGTACTAGACAAACTCAGGTCTCTGAATGGTTTTCTCAAAGGCTTAGAATCAGTAGAATTAGATGATGGTGGAATGGTTTGGATGGAGGAGCTGTCCCATGTTTGCCTGTCTGCTGTGGTAGCCATTGAGGACTTCATCAACAGAACACAACAGCTCACGAAAAGAAGTTCGATGGGACCTTCCAAGGGATTTCTTTCGGCTTTTGGCAAATTGAAATCCAAGGATAAGCTTGCTGTGGAGATGGACAAAATATATGCCAAGATCCAAAACCTCTCTATTCACCGGCCAACAGCAGTCAACCCACAAGGTCAAAGTAGGAACCCAACGTCTACCTTGGGTTCCACCGAGCGAATCCCACGGCAGCCAACAACGCAAGAACCTGATCTCGCCAGCTTTGGTGATGATGTGCATGCAATGATAGCACGGTTGCTTACAGATGATCAGAATTTCAGAGTGATTCCAATTATGGGTATGCAAGGCATTGGAAAGACAACCCTAGCAAATTTGATCTTTAACCATAAAGCTGTTGTGGATCATTTCCCCTTTGCTGCTTGGAGGTCAGATGGCTATCGATTTCAGGTACGTAACAAGGGAGAATTGTTGCAGTCCGGTCGAAGTCAATGCAGAGTGTGGAGTAATCAATACGAGATGCAACGGTTGATACCTTTCTTGATTAATGACAGGTCTCTGATAGTTGTCGATAATTGGAATTTCTTGGTCGACGACCTAGAAATGCTTCCAGATGCATTAAATGGCAGTAGAATTATTTTGACCACTTGCGAAACAAAGCTACCTCCAAATCTCAAAATGAAGAGTGATCCTCACCCACTGCGGTTACGGACAGATGAGGAGAGTTGGGCATTGTTTACCCATGCTTTGAAATTTAGCATACCCCCAGAATTGCTAAAGCTGAAAGACGAAATTGCAAAAAGATGTGGGGGACTGCCACTGCTGATTGTAAAATTGGCGGAAGCACTCTCACATAAGGATGCAACCATTGAGGAGTGGTCCACTGCACTTCAACAATTTCATCATGACCAACAGCAACTTTGGCCCAATACCCTCTACAAGATCCATAAGGATTTGTCCTTGTACATGAGGAGATGtctattttatttcactttatttccTCAAGATTTTGATATTCCGGCAAGAAGATTGATAACATTATGGGTTGCAGAGGACTTGGTACAGCCAGAGGGCGAGAATGAAACTCCAGAAGATGTTGCAGAAaggtgtttgaatttgttgataGCCCAGGGAATGGTTCAAGTGACAAAGAAGAAGCTTAATGGGAATGTTAAAATGGTGCGATTGCCAGAAGCCCTAAGACAATATTGGTCATCCAAAGCTCAACAAGCCACATTTCTTGGAGTTCATACTAACACAAGATCTGAGTTGTCCCTAGGCACCAAAAAGATCCGTCGTCTGGTTGATCATCTTGACAAAGAAGATATCAGCTTTGACCATATTCATGGTAATCACAACACAACTTCTAGTACTTCTTTGACACCTTATTACGAAGATGTACTTTCTTTTCTGTCCTTTGATACTCGAAAAGAAAGCAAACCAGGGGAAGAAGTGGGAAACTTTCTTCGTCAAAGCATATCCAGTGGTTGCTTCCTAGTACTGCTCGTGCTTGATCTCGAAAATGTATTCAGACCAAAGTTACCTGAGGCAATGGGCAAACTTACTCGACTAAGGTACCTTGGCTTAAGATCTACATTCCTCGAGATACTTCCATCATCTATAAGCAAGTTGCAGAATGTTCAAACACTGGACATGAAGCATACTTGCATCAACACTCTTCCTAATTCAATCTGGAATCTACAACAATTGCGACACTTACACTTGAGTGAGAGTTGTCGAAGTAAACTTATCCTTCAACATGATACAAATTTTCCTACAATCCTCCAAACATTGTGTGGGCTTCTTGTAGATGAGGAGACTCCCGTAAGAGATGGCCTAGACAGGTTACTCGATATTAGGAAATTGGGATTGACAATATCATCTAAACAAGAGGCAATAACATTGCAACTGCAGGCAGTAGTTGACTGGGTTCTAAAACTGAACCAACTCTGGTCTTTAAGGCTCAAATCTATTGATGAAAGCAATCAGCCATGGGATCTAGAGTTGAAGCCTTTAGTAAGCCTTGTGAATCTTTCTTACATTTACTTGCTCGGACGGTTAAGGAATCCATCCATTATGTCCCAATTCCCATACAGCCTCATCGACCTCACCTTATCAGGGTCAGGACTTGTAGAAGATCCAATGCAGTCACTGGATAAGCTTCCCAACCTTAGAAGTCTTAAATTGCTTGCCAAATCTTATTTAGGGAAGAACATGCTTTGCTCTTTAGGAGGCTTTCCTCAGCTTCGAGTTCTTAAACTATGGAAGTTAGAGCAACTGGAGCAATGGAATGTAGAGAAAGGAGCACTACAAGCTCTCCGAGATTTGGAGATTAGGTTCTGCAGAAGTCTGAAAATTCTACCTGCAGAATTGCTGCATAGAACTctcttgaaaattgaagttataGCTGCCCAGTAA